Proteins found in one Acipenser ruthenus chromosome 18, fAciRut3.2 maternal haplotype, whole genome shotgun sequence genomic segment:
- the LOC117424657 gene encoding creatine kinase B-type-like, protein MPFGNTHNQLKMNYSAAQEYPDLSKHNNHMAKVLTEELYAQLREKATPSGFTLDDVIQTGIDNPGHPFIMTVGCVAGDEETYEVFKELLDPVIEDRHGGYKPSDKHKTDLNPDHLKGGDDLDPDYVLSSRVRTGRSIRGFCLPPHCSRGERRAVEDLAVEGLGSLDGDLKGKYYALKNMTDEEQQQLIDDHFLFDKPVSPLLLASGMARDWPDARGIWHNDNKTFLVWVNEEDHLRVISMQKGGNMKEVFNRFCTGLTKIESLFKDKGHEFMWNEHLGYVLTCPSNLGTGLRAGVHVKLPCVSKHEKFGEFLKRLRLQKRGTGGVDTAAVGGVFDISNADRLGFSEVDLVQMVVDGVKLLVEMEKRLEKGQSIDDLMPAQK, encoded by the exons ATGCCTTTCGGTAACACACACAACCAACTGAAGATGAATTACTCTGCAGCGCAGGAGTACCCAGACCTGAGCAAGCACAATAATCATATGGCAAAGGTGCTGACTGAGGAACTGTACGCACAGCTGCGGGAGAAGGCGACTCCCAGTGGATTTACACTGGATGACGTCATTCAAACTGGGATTGATAACCCAG GCCACCCATTCATTATGACAGTGGGTTGTGTAGCAGGTGATGAAGAAACCTATGAGGTTTTCAAGGAGCTTCTGGACCCTGTTATTGAGGACCGACATGGGGGGTACAAACCTAGTGATAAGCACAAGACGGACTTGAACCCAGACCACTTGAAG GGTGGTGATGACCTGGATCCAGACTATGTGCTGAGCTCCCGTGTCCGGACTGGGAGGAGCATCCGTGGCTTTTGCCTGCCCCCTCACTGCAGCCGCGGGGAGAGACGGGCCGTTGAGGACCTGGCAGTAGAAG GTTTAGGTTCCCTGGATGGTGATCTGAAGGGTAAATACTATGCTTTGAAGAACATGACGGATGAAGAACAGCAACAGCTGATCGATGACCACTTCCTGTTTGACAAGCCAGTCTCTCCTCTCCTGTTGGCATCTGGAATGGCTCGTGACTGGCCTGATGCCAGGGGGATCTG GCACAATGACAACAAGACGTTCCTGGTTTGGGTTAATGAGGAAGATCACCTCAGAGTTATCTCCATGCAGAAAGGAGGAAACATGAAGGAAGTCTTCAACCGATTCTGCACTGGTCTAACCAAG ATCGAATCACTCTTCAAGGACAAGGGTCATGAGTTCATGTGGAATGAGCACTTGGGATATGTTCTGACCTGCCCATCCAACCTGGGAACCGGTCTCCGTGCCGGTGTCCATGTCAAGCTGCCCTGTGTCAGCAAGCATGAGAAGTTTGGAGAGTTCCTCAAGAGACTCAGACTGCAGAAACGTGGGACAG GTGGTGTGGACACTGCAGCTGTGGGGGGTGTCTTTGATATCTCCAACGCTGACCGTCTAGGATTCTCGGAGGTCGACTTGGTCCAGATGGTGGTTGATGGGGTGAAGCTGCTGGTTGAAATGGAGAAACGCCTGGAAAAGGGACAGTCCATTGATGATCTCATGCCAGCTCAAAAGTAA
- the LOC117400242 gene encoding tRNA (adenine(58)-N(1))-methyltransferase catalytic subunit TRMT61A-like, translated as MSFVEYGEYIQEGDIAIVFLGRESMFPVKAQHGTQTQTKYGVIRHSSDLIGKRFGSKVNCSKGGWVYVLHPTPELWTQNLPHRTQILYSTDISMITMMLELKPGSVVCESGTGSGSLSHAIIRTIAPTGHLYTVEFHEQRAEKAAEEFREHKVAHLATVKNQDVCKEGFGVVGVADAVFLDIPSPWEAIGHAKAALKEEGGRMCSFSPCIEQVQRTCLAMDELGFKEISTLEVLLRVYDVRSVSLQLPDFGMETQVEGDPKETGTGQQATAICKSGVTPKDMAGHTGYLTFATKSLL; from the exons ATGAGTTTTGTGGAGTATGGAGAGTACATCCAGGAAGGTGACATTGCCATTGTCTTCCTGGGCCGTGAGTCTATGTTTCCAGTCAAGGCCCAGCACGGCACTCAGACCCAGACTAAATACGGTGTCATCCGGCACTCCTCGGACCTAATCGGGAAGAGGTTTGGGTCCAAGGTCAACTGCAGCAAAGGTGGATGGGTGTACGTCCTCCACCCCACCCCTGAGCTGTGGACCCAGAACCTGCCCCATCGAACCCAGATCCTCTACTCCACCGACATCTCCATGATCACTATGATGCTGGAGCTGAAGCCTGGATCAGTGGTCTGTGAATCAG GTACTGGCAGTGGTTCTCTCTCCCATGCCATCATCAGGACCATCGCCCCCACTGGCCACCTCTACACCGTGGAGTTCCACGAGCAGAGAGCCGAGAAGGCAGCCGAGGAGTTCCGGGAGCACAAGGTGGCGCACTTGGCCACTGTGAAGAACCAGGATGTGTGTAAAGAGGGCTTCGGCGTGGTCGGAGTTGCCGACGCGGTGTTCCTGGACATCCCCTCCCCATGGGAAGCTATCGGACACGCCAAGGCTGCTCTCAAAGAAGAAG GTGGGCGGATGTGCTCCTTCTCTCCGTGCATCGAGCAGGTCCAGAGAACGTGCCTGGCCATGGACGAGTTGGGCTTCAAGGAGATCTCCACTCTGGAGGTGCTGCTGCGGGTCTACGATGTCCGCTCTGTCAGCCTGCAGCTACCGGACTTCGGGATGGAGACGCAGGTGGAGGGAGACCCCAAAGAAACCGGCACCGGCCAGCAAGCAACTGCAATCTGCAAGAGCGGCGTGACCCCCAAAGACATGGCCGGTCACACCGGCTATCTGACCTTCGCCACAAAAAGCCTGTTATAG